A stretch of Henckelia pumila isolate YLH828 chromosome 4, ASM3356847v2, whole genome shotgun sequence DNA encodes these proteins:
- the LOC140860838 gene encoding uncharacterized protein → MTSFSKIPMFSKEDFDDWKICMQAHLSALDDDMWFVITDGPLEITKVNTAIAISGGGPQYIEKPRIEWTAEDKKKANLDNVAKDILYKILDKNTFRKIKTCKTGKEIWKKLIQLCEGNEQTKENKLSVATQKFDNIKMRPGESMTEFDERVSIIVIELNGLGKTYPNREVILKLIRGLPKEWDVKTMVMRESKDLNKLELHDLFANLKAYEFELQTREKDQSTSQLTKVLTAVKIESPVKSKISAEQLSSDAMSLFVKKFGKFIRRNQERSHRIDFQKKDSVEEPRSYFNCGKTGHFIADCPKPKNFDKKKSSRNDRHISRQKHEALVAKDSKTKWAETDSDSEGSNY, encoded by the coding sequence ATGACTTCATTCAGCAAGATTCCTATGTTCTCAAAGGAAGActttgatgattggaaaatttgCATGCAAGCACACCTATCAGCACTGGACGATGACATGTGGTTTGTTATCACTGATGGACCTCTTGAAATCACAAAGGTCAATACTGCGATAGCCATCTCTGGAGGTGGTCCACAATACATTGAGAAACCTAGAATCGAATGGACTGCTGAAGACAAAAAGAAGGCAAATTTGGACAATGTGGCTAAGGATATCTTGTATAAAATTCTTGACAAGAATACCTTTAGAAAAATCAAGACATGCAAAACTGGAAAAGAGATTTGGAAAAAGTTGATCCAACTTTGTGAAGGAAATGAacaaacaaaggaaaacaagctatCTGTAGCTACTCAAAAATTTGACAACATCAAAATGAGACCAGGAGAATCAATGACAGAGTTTGATGAAAGAGTAAGCATCATTGTTATTGAACTCAACGGATTGGGCAAAACATATCCCAACAGGGAAgttattctcaaattaattcgAGGCCTTCCTAAAGAATGGGATGTGAAGACAATGGTCATGAGAGAATCAAAGGACTTGAACAAATTAGAATTGCATGATTTGTTTGCAAATCTAAAAGCATATGAATTCGAGTTACAGACTCGAGAGAAAGATCAGTCTACCTCACAATTGACCAAGGTTTTGACTGCAGTAAAAATTGAGTCACCAGTCAAATCAAAAATATCGGCAGAACAACTAAGCAGTGATGCAATGTCATTGTTTGTAAAGAAATTTGGCAAGTTCATCAGAAGAAACCAAGAAAGATCACACAGAATAGATTTTCAAAAGAAAGACTCGGTTGAAGAACCAAGAAGCTATTTCAACTGTGGGAAAACAGGACATTTTATTGCCGATTGCCCCAAACCAAAGaactttgacaaaaaaaaaagttcaagaAATGATAGACATATCTCAAGACAGAAGCATGAAGCATTGGTTGCAAAAGATAGCAAAACCAAGTGGGCAGAAACAGACAGTGATTCAGAGGGATCAAATTACTAG
- the LOC140860839 gene encoding uncharacterized protein — translation MNDSQRPPHDKNGLGFGMTVETGESSSLPKLNMCKCKYINFVRAVRKHEDEKPTLMTWQQIEQMNRKRFGIGFNPHETKAEIAKSPKQTKAYQRNIMRENRNQYHNQHPVQKRYRNIKDIEKGKQHTVSQAHYTPLSRASNLVRTYRNTETGKLVKVFQEAGIKEKKEESWYLDSGCSRHMTGNDKLLSELVEFNGPIITFGDNSKGKTMDKGKIIHDNIIIQDVLLVETLKYNLLSISQMCDYGHSVEFQKLNCIIKDASGNIILTENRYGNTYKVCWNIQSSKLVCLVASNSKRNWIWHKRLNHLNFKSIASLSKLELVTGLPKIDFSKDKVCSACQYGKQVRQPNVSYFKIFGSKCFIHNNGKSHLTAFDAKSDEGIFLGYSSISKAYRVFNKRTLNVEESIHVIFDEDLTTDVATNTHQLSDLFQEIQLDNDDQDKSEDEASPPTRTLQSPEPKLVDPVVEDLNSDQPVDIHRTRTIEYIEEQHHETTERDQNNVNSQDPKAQVISENQSSTKLKWSKKHPLSSVIGNPIAPLRTRGQMIKELFHAAFISQEEPKKIEEALADSCWIDAMKEELNQFTRNAVWDLVPRPTHQSVIGTRWVFRNKLNEEGTVVRNKARLVAQGYRQEEGIDYDETYAPAARLEAIRIFLAYASFKNFKVYQMDVKSVFLNGKLQEEVFIEQPPGFKNHQFPDHVYHLNKALYGLKQAPRAWYDTLTKFLLEHELTIGTVDKTLFKFTKVRQMESGTFISQAKYTKELLKKFGIENCTVATTPMGESIKLDEDKGGISVDATMYRGLIGSLLYLTASRPDIVFAVCLCARFQSNPKQSHFIAGKRILRYLKGTQNVGLWYAKHNSFNLVGYSNADYAGCKLDRKSTSGSCQFLGDRLISWFSKKQTSIATSTTEAEYLAAGS, via the exons ATGAATGATTCACAAAGACCACCCCATGACAAAAATGGTCTTGGATTTGGTATGACAGTGGAAACTGGTGAATCAAGTTCTCTACCCAAACTGAATATGTGCAAATGTAAATACATAAACTTTGTACGAGCAGTTAGGAAACATGAAGATGAAAAGCCTACTCTGATGACTTGGCAACAAATAGAGCAGATGAACAGAAAAAGATTTGGTATTGGCTTCAATCCTCATGAAACTAAGGCAGAGATTGCTAAAAGTCCTAAACAGACTAAGGCATATCAACGTAATATCATGAGAGAAAATAGAAATCAATACCATAATCAACATCCAGTTCAAAAGCGATATAGAAATATCAAGGATATTGAAAAAGGAAAACAACATACAGTCTCACAAGCACATTACACTCCACTATCTAGAGCATCTAACTTAGTACGTACCTATAGGAACACAGAAACTGGTAAACTAGTTAAAGTATTCCAG GAAGCAGGTATCAAGGAAAAAAAAGAGGAAtcatggtatctagacagtggatgctcGAGACACATGACTGGGAATGATAAACTACTATCTGAACTTGTTGAATTCAACGGCCCCATTATCACTTTTGGTGACAACTCAAAGGGTAAGACCATGgataagggtaagattatccacgaCAACATTATCATTCAAGATGTCCTATTGGTTGAAACTCTCAAATATAACTTACTCAGCATTAGTCAAATGTGTGACTACGGGCACTCTGTTGAATTTCAAAAGTTGAATTGCATTATTAAAGATGCCTCTGGTAACATTATTTTGACAGAAAATCGATATGGAAACACTTATAAAGTATGCTGGAACATTCAGTCTAGCAAACTAGTTTGCCTCGTAGCTTCCAATTCTAAGCGCAACTGGATTTGGCACAAGCGACTGAATCATcttaatttcaaatcaattgcCAGTCTGAGTAAGCTCGAGCTAGTAACAGGACTgcctaaaattgatttttcaaaagacaaagtttgctcAGCTTGTCAATATGGGAAGCAAGTTAG acAACCTAATGtatcttatttcaaaatttttgggagTAAATGCTTcatccacaacaatggtaaaAGTCATCTGACTGCATTTGATGCGAAGTCAGATGAGGGTATTTTTCTGGGATATTCCTCAATCAGTAAAGCTTACAGAGTCTTCAACAAAAGAACTCTcaatgttgaagaatcaatccacgttatttttgatgaagatCTTACTACTGATGTTGCAACTAATACTCATCAACTCTCAGACCTATTTCAGGAAATACAATTAGATAATGATGATCAGGATAAAAGTGAAGACGAAGCTTCACCACCCACAAGAACTCTTCAATCTCCTGAACCGAAACTAGTGGACCCAGTAGTTGAGGATCTTAACAGTGATCAACCAGTTGATATTCACCGAACTCGCACAATTGAGTACATTGAAGAACAGCACCATGAGACCACAGAGCGTGACCAAAATAATGTAAATAGTCAAGATCCAAAAGCTCaagtgatcagtgaaaatcagTCTAGTACTAAACTGAAATGGTCCAAAAAGCATCCACTCAGTTCTGTTATTGGTAACCCTATAGCACCACTAAGGACTCGAGGACAAATGATTAAAGAACTTTTTCACGCAGCATTTATATCTCAAGAAGAgccaaagaaaattgaagaagcaTTGGCTGACAGTTGTTGGATAGATGCAATGAAAGAAGAGCTAAATCAGTTTACTAGAAATGCAGTTTGGGATCTCGTTCCAAGACCAACACATCAATCAGTCATTGGCACTCGATGGGTCTTTAGAAACAAGCTCAATGAAGAAGGAACCGTGGTTAGAAATAAGGCAAGATTAGTAGCTCAAGGATACAggcaagaagaaggaattgactatgacgaaacttaTGCACCAGCAGCTAGACTGGAAGCAATAAGAATATTCCTTGCTTATGCTTCattcaagaacttcaaagtttatcaaatggacgtTAAAAGTGTTTTCTTGAATGGGAAACTTCAAGAAGAAGTCTTtattgaacaaccaccaggattCAAAAATCATCAATTCCCAGACCATGTGTATCATTTAAATaaggctctttatggactgaaacaggctcctagagcttggtatgacaccCTAACCAAATTTCTTCTTGAACACGAATTAACTATAGGCACAGTTGACAAAACATTGTTCAAATTTACGAAAG ttcgACAAATGGAAAGTGGAACATTCATAAGCCAAGCTAAGTACACCAAAGAATTACTCAAAAAGTTTGGTATAGAAAACTGCACGGTTGCAACAACTCCCATGGGTGAATCAATCAAACTTGACGAAGACAAAGGGGGAATATCAGTTGATGCcacaatgtatcgaggtctaatAGGGTCATTACTTTATTTAACAGCCAGTAGACCTGACATTGTTTTTGCAGTATGTttatgtgcaagatttcaatcaAATCCTAAGCAATCCCACTTCATAGCTGGAAAAAGGATACTGAGGTATCTAAAGGGAACTCAAAATGTTGGTTTATGGTATGCTAAGCACAACTCCTTCAATCTAGTTGGATACTCAAATGCTGATTATGCTGGATGTAAACTGGATAGAAAAAGTACTAGTggatcatgtcaattccttggggaTAGACTGATTTCATGGTTTAGCAAGAAACAGACATCCATTGCTACATCTACAACAGAAGCTGAATACTTAGCTGCAGGAAGTTGA